The following are encoded in a window of Flavobacterium psychrotrophum genomic DNA:
- the pbpC gene encoding penicillin-binding protein 1C → MTSNIKKAYNSISGKPKALLQCSLFWIKSNKIKTAIAVVLLVGYYFCLPRTLFDEPYSTVIESSGGDLLGARIARDGQWRFPAQDSVPYKFRECIVYFEDQHFYHHWGFNPVAIVKALKQNHDAGRVVRGGSTLTQQVIRLSREHKKRSYFEKIIEIILATRLEFRESKDEILGEYAAHAPYGGNVVGLQMASWRYFGIQPHQLSWAETATLAVLPNAPSLIFPGKNQELLRAKRNRLLKKLFDEKVIDKTTYELSLQESLPQKPFDLPQAAPHLLQRVARKHEGEHIKTTVNYQLQNRVNQIAARYYQEYKQSEVHNLAILVIDVKTRNVMAYVGNSPTDKAHQKDVDVIPAPRSTGSILKPLLFASMLDAGQLLPNTLVADVPTQIAGYSPKNYDLTYDGAVPAQQALSRSLNIPAVLMLKDFGVHRFYEQLKQYKLSNINKSPNHYGLSLMLGGAESNLWDLCRTYAGLTSTLNHFTGSQAKYYTNEFTDLNWDSSITRNFGKETYQKPQTGAGAIWCTYNAMKEVNRPEGDEAWKFYDSSLEIAWKTGTSFGSRDGWAIGTNSRYVVGVWVGNASGEGRPSLTGVGSAAPILFDVFNLLPRQKWFAPPYNDLQEAEVCAVSGHLAGEHCPVANQWIPLNGSKTKPCPYHRLVHLDADRQFRVNSSCESVDNMVAQTWFVLPPVMEWYYKNLHIDYRPLPPYKPGCEGTAGSYMDFIYPKEDGHIYLTKDFNGVVQPFVLKAAHSDSKAKLFWYLNDKYLGETKTFHEMTVRTGTGSYYITIMDEAGNEIRRKIKIEAPE, encoded by the coding sequence ATGACCAGTAACATAAAAAAAGCTTATAACAGCATTTCGGGTAAGCCCAAGGCACTTTTGCAATGCTCACTATTTTGGATAAAATCCAATAAAATAAAAACTGCTATAGCCGTTGTGCTGTTAGTGGGTTATTACTTCTGCCTGCCACGGACACTTTTTGACGAGCCTTACAGTACGGTGATAGAAAGTAGCGGCGGCGACCTTCTGGGTGCACGTATAGCCCGCGACGGTCAGTGGCGTTTCCCGGCGCAGGACAGTGTGCCGTATAAATTCCGCGAATGCATAGTGTATTTTGAAGACCAGCATTTTTATCATCATTGGGGTTTTAATCCGGTGGCTATTGTAAAGGCACTAAAGCAAAACCACGATGCCGGCAGGGTAGTGCGTGGCGGCAGTACCCTTACACAACAGGTTATCCGCCTGAGCCGTGAGCATAAAAAGCGCAGCTACTTTGAGAAAATCATTGAAATAATACTTGCCACCCGCTTAGAATTCAGGGAGAGCAAAGACGAAATATTGGGCGAATATGCCGCACATGCGCCCTATGGAGGTAATGTAGTAGGACTACAAATGGCATCGTGGCGGTACTTTGGCATACAGCCGCACCAACTGTCGTGGGCAGAAACGGCTACACTTGCGGTACTGCCTAATGCGCCCAGCCTTATATTCCCGGGGAAGAACCAGGAGCTGCTTCGCGCCAAGCGAAATCGCCTGCTCAAAAAACTTTTTGACGAAAAGGTAATCGACAAAACTACCTACGAACTCTCGTTGCAGGAAAGCCTGCCCCAAAAACCATTCGACCTGCCGCAGGCTGCTCCGCATTTGCTACAGCGCGTGGCTAGAAAACACGAGGGCGAACACATAAAAACAACTGTAAATTACCAATTGCAAAACCGCGTAAACCAAATCGCGGCACGCTATTACCAGGAATATAAACAAAGCGAGGTGCACAACCTGGCCATACTGGTTATTGATGTAAAAACCCGAAACGTAATGGCTTATGTGGGCAATTCGCCTACCGATAAAGCCCACCAAAAAGATGTGGATGTAATACCTGCACCCCGCAGTACCGGCAGCATTTTAAAACCGCTATTGTTTGCTTCGATGCTCGATGCCGGGCAATTGTTACCTAATACCTTGGTTGCTGATGTACCCACACAAATTGCGGGCTACAGCCCCAAAAATTATGATCTGACCTATGATGGTGCCGTACCCGCACAGCAGGCTTTGTCGCGTTCGCTTAATATTCCTGCGGTGCTGATGCTTAAAGATTTTGGCGTACACCGTTTTTATGAACAGTTAAAACAATATAAACTCAGCAATATAAATAAAAGCCCTAACCATTACGGCCTCTCGCTGATGCTGGGTGGGGCAGAGAGCAACCTGTGGGATTTGTGCCGTACCTATGCCGGGCTTACCAGTACGCTCAACCATTTTACGGGTTCGCAGGCAAAATATTACACTAACGAGTTTACCGACCTGAACTGGGACAGTAGCATAACCCGAAACTTTGGTAAGGAAACCTACCAGAAACCGCAAACCGGGGCAGGTGCCATTTGGTGTACTTATAATGCCATGAAAGAGGTCAATCGCCCTGAGGGCGATGAGGCCTGGAAGTTTTACGACTCATCCTTAGAAATTGCCTGGAAAACGGGTACCAGCTTTGGCAGCCGCGATGGCTGGGCCATTGGCACTAATTCCCGCTATGTGGTGGGGGTGTGGGTAGGCAATGCTTCCGGCGAGGGGCGCCCGTCGCTTACGGGTGTGGGTAGTGCCGCGCCCATATTGTTTGATGTATTTAACTTACTGCCAAGACAAAAATGGTTTGCCCCGCCGTATAACGACCTTCAGGAGGCAGAGGTATGCGCCGTAAGTGGCCACCTTGCGGGCGAACATTGCCCTGTTGCAAACCAGTGGATTCCGCTAAATGGCAGTAAGACGAAACCGTGCCCTTATCACAGGCTCGTTCATCTTGATGCAGACAGGCAATTCAGGGTAAATAGTAGTTGCGAGAGTGTTGATAATATGGTAGCGCAAACCTGGTTTGTACTGCCCCCGGTTATGGAATGGTATTACAAGAACCTGCATATAGATTACCGCCCGCTGCCGCCCTACAAGCCGGGTTGCGAAGGTACAGCAGGTAGTTACATGGATTTTATTTATCCTAAAGAAGACGGGCACATTTACCTGACCAAAGATTTTAACGGGGTTGTACAGCCCTTTGTGTTAAAGGCAGCACACAGCGATAGTAAGGCAAAACTGTTTTGGTACTTAAATGATAAATACCTGGGCGAAAC